From Mucilaginibacter rubeus, a single genomic window includes:
- a CDS encoding glutamine synthetase beta-grasp domain-containing protein, protein MATKLEYIWLDGYKPTQSLRSKTKIVKEFSGKVEDLDNWSFDGSSTEQAPGGSSDCILKPVFVVPDPQRKSAYLVMCEVLSADGKPHESNGRATIADDDNDFWFGFEQEYFLWDPSTSKPLGFPAAGYPAPQGPYYCSVGAKNAFGREIVEEHLDACLEAGLNVEGINAEVAAGQWEFQIFAKGAKEAGDQIWVARYLLERIGEKYGVAINWHCKPLGQLDWNGSGMHANFSNTTLRTANSKEIFTAICESFRPAVAECIAVYGADNDQRLTGKHETASIHDFSYGVSDRGASIRIPLYAVDHNWSGYLEDRRPNSAADPYKVAAVIIKTVKSAKL, encoded by the coding sequence ATGGCAACAAAACTCGAGTACATTTGGCTTGATGGCTATAAACCAACACAAAGCCTGCGTAGCAAAACAAAAATCGTTAAAGAATTTAGCGGCAAAGTAGAAGATTTAGATAACTGGAGCTTTGATGGTTCTTCAACTGAGCAGGCACCAGGTGGTTCATCAGATTGTATCTTAAAGCCAGTTTTTGTTGTTCCTGATCCACAAAGAAAAAGCGCTTACTTAGTAATGTGCGAAGTATTAAGTGCTGACGGTAAACCACACGAATCAAACGGTCGTGCTACCATCGCTGATGATGATAACGATTTCTGGTTTGGTTTTGAGCAGGAGTACTTCCTGTGGGATCCATCAACCAGCAAACCGCTTGGTTTCCCGGCTGCCGGCTACCCAGCTCCACAAGGCCCTTACTACTGTTCAGTAGGCGCTAAAAACGCTTTCGGTCGCGAAATCGTTGAAGAGCACTTAGACGCGTGTTTAGAAGCAGGCCTAAACGTTGAAGGTATCAACGCTGAGGTTGCTGCAGGTCAGTGGGAATTCCAGATCTTCGCTAAAGGCGCTAAAGAAGCTGGTGACCAGATCTGGGTTGCACGTTATTTATTAGAAAGAATTGGTGAAAAATACGGAGTTGCTATTAACTGGCATTGCAAACCGCTTGGTCAATTAGACTGGAACGGTTCTGGTATGCACGCTAACTTCTCAAATACTACTTTACGTACTGCAAACAGCAAAGAAATTTTCACAGCTATCTGCGAGTCTTTCCGTCCTGCTGTTGCTGAGTGTATCGCAGTTTACGGTGCTGACAACGATCAGCGTTTAACCGGTAAACACGAAACCGCTTCTATCCATGACTTTAGCTATGGTGTATCTGACCGCGGTGCTTCTATCCGTATCCCTCTTTATGCAGTAGATCATAACTGGAGCGGTTACCTGGAAGATCGTCGTCCTAACTCAGCTGCTGATCCATATAAAGTTGCTGCAGTTATCATCAAAACTGTAAAATCAGCTAAGCTTTAA